Genomic window (Azospirillum lipoferum 4B):
TCCACCACCGCCACCGCCACGGCGGATCCCTCCCTGACCGCGCGCATCCGCGACCGCTACGGCGCCCTCAGCCGGACGGAGCGGCAACTGGCCGACGTCATCCTCGCCTGTCCGGGCGAGCTGTCGGGCTATTCGGCGACCGAACTGGCGAGCCGGGCCGGCGTGTCGAAGATGACGGTGTCGCGGCTGGTCCGCCGCCTCGGCTATGCCGGCTTCGAGGAGGCGCGGCTGGCCGCCCGGCGGGGTGGCGACTGGGGCTCGCCGCTGTTCCTGCTGCCCCCCGGCGGCCCGCCGCCCGCCCCCGATGCCGAGCGTCCGCCGCTCGACGCCCATTTCCAGCGCAGTGCCGAGGCGCTGGCCGCCACCGCCCGCCAGACCGATCCGGCGATGCTGGCCCAGGCGGCCCGTGCGCTTGCCGACGCCCGGCGCATCTGGGTCTGCGGCGCGCGCAACAGCGCCTTCCTGGCCGGCTATGCCCGCTGGCAGTTCATCCAGGTCCGCGGCGAGGTGCATCAGCTTGCCGCGACCGGCGAGACGATGGCGGAGACGCTGGCCGATCTCGGTCCTGGCGATATGGGACCCGGCGACCTGCTGTTCCTGGTCGGCATCCGCCGCCGCCCGCCCGCCATCGTCCGCCTGCTGCGCATAGCGGGGGAGCGCGCCATCCCCACCATCCTGATCGCCGACAGCCATTCGGCGCTGGAGGCCCCGCCGCCGCCGCTGACCTTCCGCTGCGAGACGCGCAGCCTGGCGGCGCTCGACACCCATGTCGCCGCCCTGGCGGTGATCCACGCCCTCGCCGCCGAGCTGATCCCCCTGAC
Coding sequences:
- a CDS encoding MurR/RpiR family transcriptional regulator — protein: MKQASQSTTATATADPSLTARIRDRYGALSRTERQLADVILACPGELSGYSATELASRAGVSKMTVSRLVRRLGYAGFEEARLAARRGGDWGSPLFLLPPGGPPPAPDAERPPLDAHFQRSAEALAATARQTDPAMLAQAARALADARRIWVCGARNSAFLAGYARWQFIQVRGEVHQLAATGETMAETLADLGPGDMGPGDLLFLVGIRRRPPAIVRLLRIAGERAIPTILIADSHSALEAPPPPLTFRCETRSLAALDTHVAALAVIHALAAELIPLTGEPGRARIRAIEDLHERLEEL